One part of the Clostridium thermosuccinogenes genome encodes these proteins:
- the nadA gene encoding quinolinate synthase NadA, whose amino-acid sequence MDKRELIEKIQALKKERNAVIVAHNYQVDDVQEVADIVGDSFALSKYCASGNADVIVFCGVHFMAESAKILSPEKTVLLPEKDAGCPMADMVTADALRREKEKYKDAAVVCYINSSAEVKAECDVCCTSSNALKVVGSLKEKDILFVPDQNLGSYIAAKLQEKNFILWKGFCATHHRIKKDEVIKIREMHPDALVLVHPECRPEVVEMADFVGSTKQIIDYANSSPHQKFIIGTEMGVLYKLKKDNPGKTFYLLSPGLICPNMKKTSLESVYNALNEMKYEINVDPQISAKARRALDRMLELG is encoded by the coding sequence ATGGATAAAAGGGAGTTAATTGAAAAAATTCAAGCATTAAAAAAGGAAAGGAATGCGGTAATAGTTGCACATAACTATCAGGTAGATGATGTACAGGAAGTTGCCGATATCGTTGGAGATTCCTTTGCTTTAAGCAAGTACTGTGCATCCGGCAATGCGGATGTTATTGTGTTTTGCGGAGTGCACTTCATGGCTGAAAGTGCAAAGATCTTATCACCGGAAAAAACGGTTCTTCTTCCTGAAAAGGATGCAGGATGTCCTATGGCCGATATGGTTACGGCAGATGCTTTGCGAAGGGAAAAGGAAAAATATAAGGATGCGGCTGTCGTCTGCTATATTAACTCTTCGGCTGAGGTAAAAGCCGAATGTGATGTATGCTGCACATCATCAAATGCTTTGAAGGTTGTGGGGTCGCTAAAGGAAAAAGACATACTTTTCGTTCCCGACCAGAATTTGGGAAGCTATATAGCAGCTAAGCTTCAGGAGAAGAACTTCATCCTGTGGAAAGGTTTCTGTGCTACCCACCATAGGATCAAAAAGGATGAGGTCATTAAAATCAGGGAAATGCATCCCGATGCCTTGGTGCTGGTTCATCCGGAGTGTCGGCCTGAAGTAGTTGAAATGGCTGATTTTGTCGGAAGCACTAAGCAGATAATAGATTATGCCAACAGCTCCCCTCATCAGAAATTTATCATAGGTACGGAGATGGGAGTCTTGTATAAGCTGAAAAAGGATAATCCGGGCAAGACATTTTATTTACTGTCTCCAGGCTTGATTTGCCCCAATATGAAAAAAACATCCTTGGAAAGCGTATATAATGCATTAAATGAAATGAAATATGAGATCAATGTCGATCCACAGATCAGTGCCAAAGCAAGAAGGGCGCTGGACAGAATGCTGGAGCTTGGGTAG
- a CDS encoding small, acid-soluble spore protein, alpha/beta type — protein sequence MSRQRSMMSEKLKTEIAKELGVYDTVATEGWGAVSSRNCGNIVKKAIEMAERSLGSR from the coding sequence GTGAGTAGGCAGAGAAGCATGATGTCTGAAAAATTGAAGACTGAAATAGCCAAGGAACTTGGAGTCTATGACACAGTGGCAACCGAAGGTTGGGGTGCTGTGAGCTCCAGAAACTGCGGAAATATAGTGAAAAAGGCTATAGAGATGGCAGAAAGGAGCTTGGGCAGCAGGTAG
- the nadC gene encoding carboxylating nicotinate-nucleotide diphosphorylase — translation MHIDKFYIDDLIINSLKEDMPMGDITTDNLIDINSTSEARLIAKERGIIAGLDVAKRVFEILDEKVVFLKRVDDGTLVDRGDVIAEIRGNTRALLKGERTALNLIQRLSGVATKTNELCEKIKDLPAKIVDTRKTTPGMRFLEKYAVRAGGGQNHRFCLSDGVLIKDNHIKAAGGIKKAVEIIRNRIPHTIKIEVETETLEQVQEALEAGVDIIMLDNMSLDMMKQAVELINGRALVEASGNVNIDTVYNIALTGVDIISVGAITHSVKALDISMRII, via the coding sequence ATGCACATAGATAAATTTTACATAGATGACCTTATAATAAACTCTCTAAAAGAGGATATGCCTATGGGGGATATCACTACCGATAATCTGATAGATATCAATTCAACCTCCGAAGCAAGGCTTATCGCCAAGGAAAGAGGCATCATTGCAGGGCTGGATGTAGCAAAGAGGGTTTTTGAAATATTGGATGAAAAGGTTGTGTTTTTAAAAAGAGTTGATGACGGAACCTTGGTAGATCGGGGGGACGTAATAGCAGAAATAAGGGGAAACACCAGGGCATTGCTAAAAGGTGAAAGAACTGCCCTTAATCTGATTCAGAGATTATCCGGAGTGGCAACCAAAACCAATGAATTGTGTGAGAAGATAAAAGATCTGCCGGCTAAGATCGTTGATACGAGAAAAACAACGCCGGGCATGAGGTTTTTAGAAAAGTATGCGGTAAGGGCTGGCGGCGGACAAAACCATAGATTTTGCCTTTCCGACGGAGTTCTGATAAAAGACAATCATATAAAGGCTGCCGGTGGCATTAAAAAAGCTGTAGAAATAATAAGAAACCGGATACCTCACACCATAAAAATTGAAGTGGAGACGGAAACCCTTGAACAAGTGCAGGAGGCACTGGAGGCTGGGGTTGATATTATAATGCTGGATAATATGAGCCTTGACATGATGAAACAGGCCGTGGAATTGATAAACGGAAGAGCGCTGGTGGAAGCTTCCGGAAATGTGAATATTGATACGGTATATAATATTGCCCTTACAGGGGTGGACATAATTTCTGTAGGTGCAATAACCCATTCTGTTAAAGCTCTTGACATCAGCATGAGGATAATATAA
- the nadB gene encoding L-aspartate oxidase, producing MNRYIADFNSDEIEKEYHDVLVIGSGIAGVYTALEIPEEYDIAILTKETIEISNSVLAQGGIAVSLDKEDSPELHFKDTLYAGAGLCDEESVWVLVNEAADNIEKLLEYGVNFDRKKQGELAFGREAAHSKNRIIHAGDTTGKEVCDKLISVVRTRNNIKIKERTFAIDLITEDNKCKGILAYDEDTASKKLYLSNVVICATGGFGQLYSRTTNPEVATGDGICLAYRAGARLMDLEFIQFHPTVLYHPLNKSFLISEAVRGEGAILRNIHGKRFMPEYHELCELAPRDVVSRAIFQEMKKTGATNVFLDITFKDKEYLENRFPNIYKTCLSYGIDMAKDYIPVAPAEHYCMGGIRTDAFGRTGIEGFYACGETACTGIHGANRLASNSLLEGLVFGRKIGQEVSKILKDSGKRKFDISIKYSANRSEATVNADEVIRHIQKIMTEHVGIVRNREGLLLAKQEVGNYFDLIKNMKNSTLRDYEMQNIVLLATLIIESALEREESRGAHYRTDFNKTDDVNWKRNIIKKLEI from the coding sequence TTGAATAGATATATAGCTGATTTTAATTCTGACGAGATAGAAAAAGAATATCATGATGTGTTGGTAATAGGCAGCGGTATTGCCGGTGTTTACACGGCCCTTGAAATACCTGAGGAATATGATATAGCCATACTTACCAAGGAAACGATAGAGATAAGCAATTCCGTGCTTGCGCAGGGAGGAATAGCGGTATCCCTGGACAAGGAGGATTCTCCCGAGCTACATTTCAAGGATACCCTTTATGCCGGTGCCGGATTGTGCGATGAAGAGAGCGTATGGGTGCTTGTTAATGAAGCTGCTGATAATATTGAAAAATTGCTGGAGTACGGTGTAAACTTCGACAGAAAAAAGCAGGGAGAGCTGGCCTTTGGCAGGGAAGCCGCCCACAGCAAAAACCGCATCATCCATGCTGGGGACACTACGGGGAAAGAGGTATGTGACAAGCTCATATCGGTTGTAAGAACAAGAAACAATATCAAAATAAAAGAGAGAACTTTTGCTATAGACCTCATCACTGAGGATAACAAATGCAAGGGTATACTTGCCTATGATGAAGATACTGCTTCAAAAAAGCTTTATTTATCAAATGTGGTGATATGTGCGACTGGTGGTTTTGGTCAGCTATATTCCAGAACTACCAATCCGGAGGTTGCCACCGGTGATGGAATCTGTCTTGCATACAGGGCCGGTGCCCGGTTGATGGATCTGGAGTTCATACAATTCCATCCCACTGTGCTGTACCATCCTTTAAATAAGAGCTTTCTCATATCCGAAGCTGTGCGGGGAGAGGGAGCTATCCTGAGGAACATACACGGAAAGAGGTTTATGCCCGAGTATCATGAATTATGTGAGCTTGCACCCAGAGATGTGGTATCAAGGGCAATTTTTCAAGAAATGAAGAAGACAGGAGCTACCAATGTATTTCTGGATATCACCTTTAAAGATAAGGAGTATTTGGAAAACCGGTTTCCCAACATATATAAGACATGTCTTAGCTATGGAATAGATATGGCAAAGGACTATATACCTGTGGCTCCGGCTGAACACTACTGCATGGGGGGAATCCGTACTGATGCCTTTGGAAGGACAGGAATTGAAGGTTTTTATGCCTGTGGCGAAACTGCATGCACAGGGATACACGGAGCAAACAGGCTGGCCAGCAACTCCCTGCTGGAAGGGCTGGTTTTTGGCAGGAAGATCGGCCAGGAAGTAAGCAAGATTCTGAAAGATAGCGGCAAACGGAAATTTGACATCTCCATAAAGTATTCAGCCAACCGTTCAGAAGCTACAGTGAATGCCGATGAGGTGATCCGGCATATACAGAAGATCATGACGGAGCATGTAGGCATAGTTAGGAACAGGGAAGGCCTTCTGCTGGCAAAACAGGAGGTAGGAAATTATTTTGACCTCATTAAGAATATGAAAAATAGCACCTTAAGGGATTACGAAATGCAGAATATCGTACTTTTGGCTACGCTTATTATAGAGTCGGCCCTGGAACGGGAAGAGAGCAGGGGAGCCCACTATAGGACGGATTTCAACAAAACGGATGATGTAAACTGGAAAAGAAATATAATAAAAAAATTAGAAATATAA
- the gyrA gene encoding DNA gyrase subunit A yields MADNTNEIREQKIIPVNIESEMKKSFMQYAMSVIIERALPDIRDGLKPVHRRILYAMYELGFTPDKAYRKCATTVGEVLGKFHPHGDAAVYDSLVRMAQDFSLRHILIDGHGNFGSRDGDPAAAMRYTEARLSKMAMEMLTDINKDTVDFKPNFDEHEMEPVVLPSRFPNLLVNGSSGIAVGMATNIPPHNLGEVIDGIIKIIDNPDISLDELMKTIKGPDFPTAGIIVGRQGIREAYRTGKGRITLRAETVIEQVSSTKQRIIVTELPYQVNKARLIEKIAELVKEKRIEGIADLRDESGREEPVRIVIDLKKDANANVVLNLLYKNTQMQDTFSVNMLAIVETEDKKYEPRIVNLRQAIDYYIKHQEDVIIRRTKFDLDKAEARAHILEGLKIALDHLDEVIKIIRNSKTEADAKQGLMDSFGLSEKQSQAIVDMRLGRLTGLEREKIENEYRELLERIKYFKDVLANESMVLKIIKDELTVIKEKYADERRTKIIADEDEIDIEDLIQEEESAITLTHFGYIKRMPADTYKSQKRGGKGIIGLSTREEDFVENLFTASTHHFLLFFTNKGKVHRLKAYEIPEGSRQAKGTAIVNLLQLDADEKVTTVIPVAEYKEDSYLIMATKHGLIKKTKLMEYDNIRKGGLTGVALRENDELIDVKLTDGDKDIILVTRNGMSIRFNENDVRPVGRVAQGVIGVKLEDDDSVIGMEVCCNDPYLLVVTEKGFGKRTELEEYKVQSRGGKGILTYRVTEKTGKVVGMKLVDDNDDIMLISQDGTIIRMNVDDISVLGRATQGVTLMRVGEGNNVACIAKIVPETDSEDDNEE; encoded by the coding sequence ATGGCAGATAATACAAATGAAATTAGGGAGCAAAAGATAATACCTGTAAATATTGAATCGGAAATGAAAAAGTCCTTTATGCAGTATGCCATGAGCGTTATAATCGAAAGAGCTTTACCTGACATAAGGGATGGACTAAAACCGGTTCACAGAAGAATTTTATATGCGATGTATGAGCTGGGTTTCACTCCGGATAAAGCATATAGAAAGTGTGCGACAACTGTTGGTGAAGTTCTGGGTAAATTTCACCCCCATGGTGATGCTGCGGTATATGACAGTTTGGTTCGCATGGCTCAGGATTTTTCATTGCGGCATATACTTATAGACGGGCACGGAAATTTCGGTTCGAGGGACGGCGACCCTGCGGCAGCTATGAGGTATACTGAAGCCAGATTATCTAAAATGGCCATGGAGATGCTGACGGACATAAACAAAGACACCGTTGATTTCAAACCAAATTTTGATGAGCATGAAATGGAGCCTGTGGTTCTCCCTTCAAGATTTCCAAACCTTTTAGTGAATGGATCATCCGGTATTGCTGTAGGTATGGCTACAAATATACCTCCGCACAATCTTGGAGAAGTTATAGATGGTATAATCAAAATTATAGACAATCCGGATATAAGCTTGGATGAATTAATGAAGACCATAAAGGGTCCGGATTTTCCAACAGCCGGTATTATCGTAGGCAGGCAGGGTATAAGGGAAGCCTATAGGACCGGAAAGGGAAGAATTACGCTGAGGGCGGAAACCGTGATAGAGCAGGTATCCAGCACGAAACAGAGGATCATTGTCACGGAATTGCCCTATCAGGTAAACAAGGCGAGATTGATAGAAAAAATCGCAGAGCTGGTAAAAGAAAAAAGAATTGAAGGAATTGCAGACCTGAGGGATGAATCGGGCAGGGAAGAACCCGTAAGAATTGTCATAGATCTGAAGAAGGATGCAAATGCCAATGTAGTGCTTAACCTGCTTTATAAAAATACTCAGATGCAGGATACTTTCAGCGTAAATATGCTGGCTATTGTTGAGACGGAAGATAAAAAATATGAGCCAAGAATAGTCAATCTCAGACAGGCAATTGATTATTATATAAAACATCAGGAAGATGTAATAATAAGAAGAACTAAGTTTGACCTGGACAAAGCGGAAGCCAGAGCCCACATTTTAGAAGGGTTGAAAATAGCTTTGGATCACCTGGATGAGGTGATAAAGATAATCAGAAATTCAAAAACCGAAGCCGACGCAAAACAGGGGCTTATGGATAGTTTCGGGTTAAGCGAAAAGCAATCCCAGGCTATTGTTGACATGAGGCTGGGAAGGCTTACAGGATTAGAAAGGGAAAAAATCGAAAATGAGTACAGAGAGCTTCTGGAGAGGATTAAGTACTTCAAGGATGTTCTGGCAAACGAATCTATGGTTCTGAAAATAATAAAAGATGAACTCACGGTCATAAAGGAAAAGTATGCCGATGAAAGAAGAACCAAGATAATTGCCGATGAGGATGAAATAGATATTGAAGATCTTATTCAGGAGGAAGAAAGCGCGATAACCCTGACGCACTTCGGGTATATCAAAAGAATGCCGGCCGACACTTATAAAAGTCAAAAAAGAGGCGGAAAGGGAATCATTGGGCTTAGCACCAGGGAAGAGGATTTTGTTGAAAACCTGTTTACGGCATCAACCCATCATTTCCTGCTGTTCTTTACCAACAAGGGGAAAGTGCACAGGCTTAAGGCTTACGAAATACCTGAAGGCAGCCGCCAGGCAAAGGGAACTGCAATAGTGAACCTGCTCCAGCTGGACGCCGATGAAAAGGTAACGACAGTGATTCCTGTTGCCGAATATAAAGAGGACAGCTACCTGATAATGGCCACCAAGCATGGTCTGATAAAGAAGACCAAATTGATGGAATATGACAATATAAGAAAAGGAGGACTTACCGGCGTTGCCCTGAGAGAAAATGATGAGCTTATAGATGTAAAGCTGACAGATGGGGATAAGGATATAATACTCGTCACAAGAAACGGTATGTCCATAAGATTCAATGAGAATGATGTCCGCCCGGTAGGCAGAGTGGCTCAGGGTGTGATTGGCGTAAAGCTTGAGGACGACGATAGTGTTATCGGTATGGAGGTTTGCTGCAACGACCCCTATTTGCTGGTTGTTACCGAAAAAGGCTTCGGAAAGAGGACGGAGCTGGAAGAATATAAGGTTCAGTCGAGGGGCGGCAAAGGAATATTGACATACAGGGTGACTGAAAAAACCGGCAAAGTGGTCGGCATGAAGCTTGTGGATGACAACGATGACATAATGCTAATAAGTCAAGACGGCACAATAATTAGAATGAATGTGGATGATATAAGTGTTCTGGGAAGGGCAACCCAGGGGGTAACACTGATGAGGGTTGGTGAAGGAAACAACGTGGCTTGTATAGCCAAAATAGTTCCGGAAACCGATTCTGAAGATGATAATGAAGAATAG
- a CDS encoding cell wall hydrolase, translating to MPFPARELFARLIRCEAEGEGEAGMKAVATVVMNRVHVADGEYLRVCQGDLRKVITQPYQFTCMMPTVYGEANPQTVWATPPEEIHYQIADWALSGNKLQGVDDCLWYYNPYSPVCERVFPRNGSGSLYNRIRQHCFYTPTALYYQT from the coding sequence ATGCCTTTTCCAGCAAGAGAATTATTCGCAAGGTTGATCAGATGCGAAGCCGAAGGGGAAGGAGAAGCAGGTATGAAGGCCGTGGCTACTGTTGTCATGAACAGGGTCCATGTGGCTGACGGTGAATACTTAAGAGTTTGTCAGGGAGACCTCCGCAAGGTTATTACCCAGCCTTACCAGTTTACTTGCATGATGCCCACTGTTTACGGCGAGGCAAATCCCCAGACAGTATGGGCAACACCTCCGGAGGAGATCCACTATCAGATTGCTGACTGGGCTCTCTCAGGAAACAAGCTTCAGGGCGTTGATGACTGTCTCTGGTATTATAACCCATACAGCCCGGTATGTGAACGAGTATTTCCGCGTAACGGTTCCGGAAGCCTCTACAACAGAATAAGACAGCATTGCTTTTACACCCCTACGGCACTTTATTATCAAACATGA
- a CDS encoding accessory gene regulator ArgB-like protein yields MRFIQSCSYACAKYLSTQLNENHEKRRIYYYGFQVVIGAIVKGFFLVSISFLFGALIPALIVAAAFGLLRKAAGGYHMDTYSKCIVLSMTLFISAALIARYTYPYWTEWSLIVLIAVVFAISIPVLIKWAPSDTPNRPITKPEEIKKFKRSSIIYMVVWLLLAFLTLHLEIGKYQQYIIAASFGVLQELFAISPIGYRLFSKISKGMDNIKVFSR; encoded by the coding sequence ATGAGATTCATACAATCATGCTCCTATGCCTGCGCAAAATATCTCTCCACACAGCTTAACGAAAATCATGAAAAGAGAAGAATATACTATTATGGTTTTCAGGTTGTGATCGGCGCTATAGTTAAAGGGTTTTTCCTCGTATCGATCTCTTTCCTGTTCGGGGCATTAATACCTGCCCTCATTGTAGCTGCTGCATTTGGGCTTCTAAGGAAGGCAGCGGGCGGATATCACATGGACACTTATTCAAAATGCATAGTACTTTCCATGACTTTATTTATCTCGGCAGCGTTAATAGCGAGATATACATATCCATATTGGACAGAGTGGAGCCTGATCGTTCTGATAGCCGTGGTTTTTGCAATCAGCATCCCGGTTCTTATAAAATGGGCGCCATCAGATACTCCCAACAGACCTATAACGAAACCGGAAGAAATCAAGAAGTTTAAACGGTCTTCCATTATTTATATGGTAGTTTGGTTATTGCTGGCTTTTTTAACCTTGCATCTGGAAATCGGAAAATACCAGCAATACATTATAGCTGCATCTTTTGGAGTTCTTCAGGAGCTGTTTGCCATAAGTCCGATAGGATATCGGCTTTTTAGCAAAATCAGCAAAGGCATGGATAATATAAAAGTATTTTCCCGTTAA
- a CDS encoding lipase family alpha/beta hydrolase — MSKKSELSLSLSLVNPGIGILTADPENKLILKAEVRDSSGMPVQYARILLTSDNDFGSLYPEDVRTNTFGEAIVTYSPPEYDSKNFSDGYAEAIIRASIDDTDISEAVKVKITRTPVVMIHGYQSNGDIFENLMGYLNSKGYECIPFNYDSIKGIAHGSGELKDFLQQQKLVYLSKGIQVGRFDLIAHSMGGLVARYYTCSREYIKNHDIKKIIFISVPHKGSPIASLGAEYFEGQGILDLIPDNPLFTHILPSMINKGLNNTIQTGNIIAQYDEVVGITNASLDEWGIKTELFNLGKSNITVDDILNGTLVQAPIHKGILSNKKVFEKILFMLENKLPYPKLIRGS; from the coding sequence TTGTCTAAAAAAAGTGAATTGTCTTTAAGCTTAAGCCTTGTTAATCCCGGTATAGGCATATTGACAGCAGACCCGGAAAACAAACTGATTTTAAAGGCAGAAGTGCGAGATTCGTCTGGTATGCCCGTCCAATATGCCCGTATTTTGCTGACATCCGATAATGACTTTGGAAGCTTATATCCCGAAGATGTAAGGACAAATACTTTCGGAGAGGCTATTGTAACATACTCTCCCCCGGAATATGACAGCAAGAATTTTTCAGATGGATATGCGGAAGCCATCATAAGAGCTTCCATTGACGATACTGATATATCGGAGGCAGTAAAGGTGAAAATTACTCGTACGCCTGTAGTTATGATACATGGCTACCAATCCAACGGTGATATATTTGAAAATCTGATGGGTTATCTTAACTCCAAAGGTTATGAATGCATCCCTTTTAATTATGACTCCATAAAAGGAATCGCTCACGGTTCCGGGGAACTTAAGGATTTTTTACAGCAGCAAAAACTTGTGTATCTTTCGAAAGGCATCCAGGTCGGAAGATTTGATCTTATCGCCCACAGCATGGGAGGGCTTGTTGCTCGTTATTACACATGCAGCAGGGAATACATTAAAAACCACGATATAAAAAAAATAATATTCATTTCAGTTCCTCATAAAGGTTCTCCTATTGCTTCCCTGGGTGCCGAATATTTTGAAGGACAAGGGATTTTGGATCTAATACCTGACAATCCATTATTCACACACATCCTTCCGTCCATGATCAACAAAGGCTTAAACAATACAATACAGACTGGAAACATCATAGCTCAGTACGATGAGGTAGTGGGCATTACCAATGCATCCCTTGATGAGTGGGGCATCAAAACAGAGCTGTTTAACTTGGGTAAAAGCAACATAACAGTGGATGACATCTTAAATGGTACCTTAGTTCAAGCGCCTATCCACAAAGGCATTTTGAGCAACAAGAAGGTATTTGAGAAAATACTGTTCATGCTGGAAAATAAGCTTCCCTACCCCAAGCTGATACGAGGCTCCTAG
- a CDS encoding CBS domain-containing protein produces MKVQDIMTKNVAYISPSSTLTEAAQLMQKHNVGSIPVCDQNGVVGIVTDRDIVVRNIALGKNPQNTPVSEIMTTQIKMANPSMEVDEASKIMSQYQVRRLPVVENNQIVGMVSLGDLAADQRFDMEAGEALAEISKPAKPEKMQK; encoded by the coding sequence TTGAAAGTACAAGATATCATGACTAAAAATGTTGCATATATAAGTCCCAGTTCAACATTGACCGAAGCAGCACAGCTGATGCAGAAGCATAATGTAGGGTCAATACCTGTATGTGATCAGAATGGTGTTGTAGGTATTGTAACAGACAGGGATATAGTGGTGCGCAATATAGCTCTCGGCAAAAACCCACAGAATACCCCTGTAAGTGAAATAATGACTACACAGATAAAGATGGCTAATCCATCCATGGAAGTCGATGAAGCGTCAAAAATTATGTCCCAGTACCAGGTAAGAAGGCTTCCTGTGGTTGAGAACAACCAGATTGTAGGTATGGTATCCCTTGGGGATTTGGCTGCTGATCAGAGATTTGATATGGAAGCCGGTGAAGCTTTAGCAGAAATATCAAAACCGGCCAAACCGGAAAAAATGCAGAAATAA